The following proteins are co-located in the Castanea sativa cultivar Marrone di Chiusa Pesio chromosome 8, ASM4071231v1 genome:
- the LOC142607805 gene encoding uncharacterized protein LOC142607805 produces MGTLKHLGHWPQLVYALAFCIIATSVVADKPYIYASPPPPEHSPPPPYYYESPPPPLKSPPPPPIYYHKSPPPRSPSPPPPYIYKSPPPPSPTPPPPYVYKSPPPPSPSPPPPYIYKSPPPPSPSPPPPYVYKSPPPPSPSPPPPYVHKSPPPPSPSPPPPYVYKSPPPPSPSPPPPYVYKSPPPPSPSPPPPYIYKSPPPPSPSPPPPYMYKSPPPPSPSPPPPYVYKSPPPPSPSPPPPYVYKSPPPPSPSPPPPYTYKSPPPPSPSPPPPYVYKSPPPPSPSPPPPYVYKSPPPPSPSPASLPPYVYKSPPPPSPSPPPPYVYKSPPPPSPSSPPPYIYKSPPPPSPSPPPPYVYKSPPPPSPSPPPPYIYKSPPPPSPSPPPPYVYKSPPPPSPSPPPPYVYKSPPPPSPSPPSPYVYKSPPPPPPSPSPPPPYVYKSPPPPSPSPPPPYVYKSPPPPSPSPPPPYVYKSPPPPSPSPPPPYVYKSPPPPPPSPSPPSPYVYKSPPPPSPSPPSPYVYKSPPPPSPSPPPPYVYKSPPPPSPSPPPPYVYKSPPPPSPSPPPPYVYKSPPPPSPSPPPPYVYKSPPPPSPSPPPPYIYKFAPPPSPSPPPPYVYKSPPPPSPSPPPPYVYKSPPPPSPSPPLPYYYKSPPPPLKSPPPPTYYYKSPPLPSPSPPPLYYYVSPPPPSRNHWPIPPYFHNSPPPFEHEHPPYFHKSPHPPSDESSSPPYYYKSPPPPKYY; encoded by the coding sequence ATGGGTACCTTGAAACATCTGGGGCATTGGCCTCAGCTGGTTTATGCTTTAGCCTTTTGCATTATAGCTACTAGTGTAGTAGCTGATAAGCCTTACATTTATGCTTCACCTCCTCCACCAGAGCactctcctccaccaccttATTACTATGAGTCACCACCTCCACCATTGAAATCTCCACCACCTCCCCCTATCTACTACCATAAGTCTCCCCCACCACGATCTCCATCACCACCTCCTCCATATATTTACAAGTCTCCACCTCCTCCATCTCCCACTCCTCCACCACCTTATGTCTATAAATCACCACCTCCTCCATCACCATCTCCTCCACCACCCTACATTTAtaaatcaccaccaccaccttcaCCATCACCACCGCCACCATATGTTTATAAGTCCCCACCTCCTCCATCTCCATCCCCACCACCTCCTTACGTTCacaaatcaccaccaccaccatcaccttCACCTCCTCCACCTTATGTTTACAAATCTCCTCCCCCACCATCTCCATCACCTCCCCCTCCATATGTCTACAAATCCCCACCacctccatctccatctccacctCCTCCATACATCTATAAGTCTCCACCACCACCCTCACCATCCCCTCCTCCTCCTTACATGTACAaatccccaccaccaccatctcCATCACCACCTCCTCCATATGTTTACAAGTCACCGCCACCACCATCTCCATCCCCTCCACCTCCATATGTTTACAAGTCACCACCACCGCCATCTCCATCACCTCCTCCACCCTACACTTACAAGTCACCACCTCCTCCATCTCCATCACCACCTCCTCCCTATGTTTATAaatctccaccaccaccatcaccctCACCACCTCCTCCTTATGTCTATAAATCTCCACCACCACCTTCACCTTCACCAGCCTCTCTTCCTCCTTATGTTTacaaatcaccaccaccaccatcccCATCACCTCCTCCTCCTTATGTTTACAagtcaccaccaccaccatctcCATCATCTCCTCCGCCCTACATTTACAAGTCACCACCTCCcccatctccatctccacctCCTCCCTATGTCTATAaatctccaccaccaccatcaccctCACCTCCTCCTCCTTATATTTacaaatcaccaccaccaccatctcCATCACCTCCCCCCCCATATGTTTACAagtcaccaccaccaccatctcCATCCCCTCCTCCTCCATATGTTTACAAGTCACCACCTCCCCCATCTCCATCCCCACCTTCTCCCTATGTTTATAaatctccaccaccaccaccaccctcaCCCTCACCTCCTCCTCCTTATGTTTACAAATCACCACCACCTCCATCCCCATCCCCTCCTCCTCCATATGTTTACAAGTCACCGCCTCCCCCATCTCCATCCCCACCTCCTCCCTATGTCTACAAGTCACCGCCTCCCCCATCTCCATCCCCACCTCCTCCCTATGTCTATAaatctccaccaccaccaccaccatcccCATCACCTCCTTCTCCTTATGTTTACAAATCACCACCACCTCCATCCCCATCACCTCCTTCTCCATATGTTTACAAGTCACCACCTCCCCCATCTCCTTCCCCACCTCCTCCCTATGTCTATAAGTCACCACCTCCTCCATCTCCATCACCACCTCCTCCCTATGTTTACAAGTCACCTCCTCCTCCAtctccttctcctcctcctccttatGTCTATAAGTCACCACCTCCTCCATCTCCTTCACCCCCACCTCCTTACGTTTACAAATCACCACCCCCACCTTCTCCTTCACCTCCCCCTCCCTACATTTACAAGTTTGCACCACCCCCATCTCCATCACCTCCTCCTCCCTATGTCTACAAGTCACCACCTCCTCCATCTCCTTCTCCCCCACCTCCTTACGTCTACAAATCTCCCCCACCCCCATCTCCCTCGCCACCACTTCCTTATTACTATAAGTCACCTCCTCCTCCGTTAAAGTCCCCACCCCCTCCAACATACTACTATAAGTCTCCACCTCTTCCTTCTCCATCACCACCACCTCTATACTACTATGTTTCTCCTCCACCCCCATCTCGTAATCACTGGCCAATTCCTCCATACTTCCATAACTCACCACCACCATTTGAGCATGAACATCCACCATACTTCCACAAATCACCACATCCACCTTCTGATGAGTCTTCCTCACCCCCATATTACTACAAATCACCCCCACCTCCAAAATactattaa